The following coding sequences lie in one Desulfobotulus pelophilus genomic window:
- a CDS encoding FeoA domain-containing protein yields MLFHLDQAPCNRSLILSEIDDAILSDRLARMGIYAGDSLMRLDEEVHLGPVRVHGPRGHVVLAGGMAAKVIVHHDDGHKTPVLEMLPGETGHVEGLVCGSSLAEGLEILGIRENDNLRMEHRVPPMNYLIRMGNDHFKLTEGMATKIWGEMEGRELQFAMAGRGKPFLVKQLIGGSRALSMLDGFSIAPGKVLFLEAVTPAQPVGHSGRNQVIVAMKTGLRLYLRPDQAQRIRVIQPGRE; encoded by the coding sequence ATGCTCTTCCATCTTGATCAGGCCCCCTGCAACAGGTCTCTGATCCTGTCCGAAATTGACGATGCCATACTCAGTGACCGCCTGGCCCGTATGGGAATCTATGCAGGCGATTCTCTGATGCGCCTTGATGAGGAAGTACACCTCGGACCGGTGCGGGTGCATGGCCCCAGAGGCCATGTCGTACTGGCCGGCGGCATGGCCGCCAAGGTGATTGTACACCACGACGACGGGCATAAAACCCCTGTTTTGGAAATGCTGCCCGGCGAAACGGGCCATGTGGAGGGCCTTGTATGCGGCAGCTCTCTGGCAGAAGGACTTGAAATTCTGGGAATAAGAGAAAACGACAACCTGCGCATGGAGCACAGGGTTCCACCCATGAACTATCTTATCCGCATGGGCAATGACCATTTCAAACTCACCGAAGGCATGGCCACCAAAATCTGGGGTGAAATGGAAGGCCGCGAACTGCAGTTTGCCATGGCAGGAAGGGGCAAGCCCTTTCTGGTAAAGCAGCTCATAGGCGGCAGCAGGGCCTTGTCCATGCTGGACGGTTTTTCCATTGCACCGGGAAAAGTCCTTTTTCTTGAAGCCGTAACTCCGGCACAGCCCGTAGGGCATAGCGGCCGCAATCAGGTTATCGTTGCCATGAAAACGGGACTTCGCCTTTATCTCAGACCGGATCAGGCTCAAAGAATCCGTGTGATTCAGCCCGGCAGGGAATAG
- a CDS encoding heavy metal translocating P-type ATPase — translation MTRIRYMPDNPPIQVVHSIPGRFRLKSRAFTNPALDPDYVTALIASLPGVQQVRMNTGSGSIVVEHDTESSLREEILLRLNNLPQDAFLPEIRRRSGPDLFEVGTRTMAAAITPFLPRSLQGPFSWVLSLPTLVSGAETLITEGLKVEVLDASVRLMSLARKNYFVGNAVGAMLSMAAYFEESSTRQANDLLKNLLRPQADSLRVERDGAEVMISSDQAMVGDIVICGPGEMIPVDGLVLSGEASVNACSITGESAPVHASPGDEVLSGGIIEEGKLRVEALNVGRETSMARIGKFLEKSLRTQSGHQRWSHTLADRLVPLTFGVGLGVYALTGSAARAASVLAVDYSCAIKLATPVAVRTAMYHAGRKGVLLKGAQALEALGSVDTLIFDKTGTLTHGLLQLTDILALENFTEDEILALAAGAEEHYGHPVARAVLKAARERNLSLPPISQVDFIVAHGVSAYVDEKRVLVGSRHFIEEDEGISCADVNEQSESLQDQGKTLLYVALEGRLVALMALRDTLRSEAGDTLKALKASGFTRLVMLSGDQPRPVHAVADQLTELDEVHAGLKPEDKARIVDRLKKEGRKVAFVGDGVNDSPALLSADVGICMSEGADLARDAAQVVLMKDDLEGLVMARNIARDTGRVLHNALWSAVGINSGLLVLAGTGRISTLTSAALHNASTIAILAYAAMNKGEQDALPS, via the coding sequence ATGACACGAATCCGATACATGCCAGACAATCCGCCCATTCAGGTGGTACACAGTATTCCTGGACGATTTCGTCTGAAAAGCAGGGCCTTCACCAACCCTGCCCTGGATCCCGACTATGTAACCGCCCTCATCGCCTCCCTGCCCGGTGTGCAGCAGGTCCGCATGAACACAGGCTCCGGCTCCATTGTGGTGGAGCATGATACGGAATCCAGCCTTCGGGAAGAAATACTGCTCCGGCTGAACAATCTTCCCCAGGATGCTTTTCTCCCCGAAATCCGGAGAAGAAGTGGTCCGGATCTCTTTGAAGTGGGTACCCGTACCATGGCTGCCGCCATCACCCCCTTTCTGCCCCGGTCCCTGCAAGGCCCCTTTTCCTGGGTACTGTCTTTGCCTACCCTCGTGAGCGGGGCGGAAACCCTTATCACCGAAGGCCTGAAAGTGGAGGTTCTGGATGCCAGCGTGAGGCTGATGTCCCTTGCACGAAAAAATTATTTTGTGGGTAACGCCGTTGGCGCCATGCTTTCCATGGCCGCATACTTTGAAGAATCCAGCACCCGTCAGGCCAATGATCTTCTGAAGAATCTTCTCCGTCCCCAGGCGGACAGCCTCAGGGTGGAACGGGATGGGGCAGAGGTGATGATTTCATCAGATCAGGCCATGGTAGGAGATATTGTGATCTGCGGTCCAGGCGAAATGATTCCCGTAGACGGGCTTGTCCTGTCCGGCGAGGCTTCTGTGAATGCCTGCTCCATCACAGGAGAATCCGCCCCTGTCCATGCCAGCCCGGGAGATGAGGTGCTTTCCGGCGGTATCATTGAAGAAGGCAAACTGAGGGTGGAAGCCCTGAATGTGGGGAGAGAAACCAGCATGGCCCGCATCGGAAAATTTCTGGAAAAATCCCTCCGTACCCAGTCCGGTCATCAGCGCTGGAGCCATACACTGGCCGACAGGCTGGTGCCCCTTACCTTCGGTGTGGGTCTTGGTGTGTACGCTCTGACCGGCTCTGCAGCCAGAGCCGCATCCGTACTGGCTGTGGATTATTCCTGTGCCATCAAGCTCGCCACACCCGTAGCCGTCCGAACGGCCATGTACCATGCAGGCAGAAAGGGAGTACTGCTGAAGGGAGCCCAGGCACTGGAAGCACTGGGAAGTGTGGATACCCTTATTTTTGATAAAACCGGCACGCTCACCCACGGACTTCTGCAGCTTACGGATATCCTGGCCCTGGAAAATTTCACTGAAGATGAAATCCTGGCCCTTGCCGCCGGAGCGGAGGAACACTACGGCCACCCCGTTGCCAGAGCTGTACTGAAGGCGGCCAGAGAAAGGAATCTCAGCCTGCCGCCCATAAGTCAGGTTGATTTTATTGTAGCCCACGGTGTTTCTGCCTATGTGGATGAAAAACGGGTGCTGGTGGGTAGCCGGCACTTTATTGAAGAAGACGAAGGTATTTCCTGTGCTGACGTGAACGAACAGTCAGAATCCCTGCAGGACCAGGGGAAAACCCTCCTTTATGTGGCGCTGGAAGGAAGGCTTGTGGCACTCATGGCCTTGAGAGATACCCTGCGCAGTGAAGCGGGTGATACCCTGAAAGCTCTGAAGGCCTCCGGTTTTACCCGCCTTGTGATGCTCAGCGGAGATCAGCCGAGGCCGGTCCACGCCGTTGCGGATCAGCTTACGGAGCTGGATGAGGTTCATGCCGGTCTGAAACCCGAAGACAAGGCCCGTATTGTGGACAGACTGAAAAAAGAGGGCAGAAAGGTTGCCTTTGTGGGAGACGGCGTGAATGACTCTCCGGCCCTTCTTTCGGCTGATGTGGGCATCTGCATGTCCGAAGGCGCGGATCTGGCCAGGGATGCGGCTCAGGTTGTACTGATGAAAGATGATCTGGAAGGGCTTGTGATGGCAAGGAATATTGCCAGGGATACGGGCAGGGTACTGCATAACGCCCTCTGGTCTGCGGTGGGTATCAATTCCGGCCTGCTGGTCCTCGCAGGTACCGGCCGCATCAGCACCCTCACGTCCGCTGCCCTGCACAATGCGTCAACCATTGCCATTCTGGCCTATGCGGCCATGAACAAAGGAGAACAGGATGCTCTTCCATCTTGA